In one window of Methanosarcina vacuolata Z-761 DNA:
- a CDS encoding dipeptide ABC transporter ATP-binding protein produces the protein MSLLKINDFKCHYLTDIDTVKAVDGISFEIEKGEILGIVGESGSGKTTVALGIIGLLPENTAISGEILYRDELISSLPEPEMDKFRWKDIAIVFQNSLEVLNPVMKVGVQVREPMIKHLDISPEKAQSKCADLFRKVGLDPEWMDSYPHQLSGGMRQRVLLAMALSCDPKLLILDEVTSALDAFTRKEIRDLLVDLQKKNRYTMLMISHDITFVSSVASRIAVMYSGRVVETGPVRDILVSPRHPYTRGLVHSTPDIFVYKDLWGIPGDVPTGDEFKGCPFSPRCTQKIDICSKVSPVLKPIGDGREIACHRGGIADLLVAKNLSFSYRLPDGKDLQAVDNVNLEVREGEVLAIVGQTGSGKSTLAHILANVIRPECGEVLFMDGNVVGGNYGSRFNGIQIVFQDPFSSTSNRFTVLDAIKEPLYINKIGSNGDRLKMVKSTLELVRLPSTDNFLSKYCGELSGGQRQRVALARAMVMEPKLLIADEITSALDVSTSANILRLLKGLQNRRGFAMIYISHDLSLTLKIADRIAVMNSGKIVEMGNSHDVMLSPSDEYTKRLVGSRIGLCCHTH, from the coding sequence ATGAGTCTGCTTAAAATCAATGATTTTAAATGCCACTATCTGACTGACATTGATACTGTTAAGGCTGTTGACGGCATTTCTTTTGAGATTGAAAAAGGAGAAATTCTGGGCATTGTCGGAGAATCCGGAAGTGGCAAGACCACTGTTGCTCTCGGGATTATAGGGCTATTACCGGAAAATACAGCTATTTCAGGGGAAATTCTTTACAGGGATGAGCTAATCTCCTCTTTGCCTGAACCTGAAATGGACAAATTCAGATGGAAGGATATTGCAATAGTTTTTCAGAACAGTCTTGAGGTGCTGAACCCTGTTATGAAAGTGGGCGTTCAGGTAAGAGAACCGATGATAAAGCACCTTGATATCAGCCCTGAGAAAGCACAGAGTAAATGTGCTGATCTGTTCAGAAAAGTTGGCCTCGATCCTGAATGGATGGATTCATATCCGCATCAATTATCCGGTGGCATGAGGCAGAGGGTTCTTCTGGCAATGGCTCTTTCATGCGACCCGAAATTACTGATTCTCGATGAAGTTACTTCTGCCCTTGACGCATTTACCCGAAAGGAAATCAGGGACCTTCTGGTCGACCTTCAAAAGAAGAACAGGTATACGATGTTAATGATCTCTCATGATATCACTTTTGTATCTTCTGTTGCGTCCAGGATTGCTGTTATGTATTCAGGAAGGGTTGTTGAAACAGGACCTGTAAGGGATATTCTCGTATCTCCCCGTCATCCTTATACAAGGGGCCTTGTCCACTCTACCCCGGATATTTTCGTTTATAAAGATTTATGGGGAATTCCCGGGGATGTTCCGACAGGAGATGAGTTTAAAGGCTGTCCTTTCAGCCCGAGATGTACACAAAAAATCGATATCTGCAGTAAAGTTTCTCCGGTTCTGAAGCCGATAGGAGATGGGAGGGAAATTGCATGCCATAGAGGGGGCATAGCAGACCTTCTGGTGGCTAAAAACCTGAGTTTCAGCTACCGCCTGCCAGATGGAAAAGATCTTCAGGCAGTTGACAACGTTAATCTGGAAGTGAGGGAAGGAGAGGTTCTTGCAATTGTCGGCCAGACCGGTTCGGGGAAGTCGACCCTCGCACATATTCTTGCAAATGTGATAAGGCCCGAGTGCGGAGAGGTATTGTTTATGGATGGGAATGTTGTCGGGGGAAACTATGGAAGCAGGTTCAACGGTATTCAGATAGTATTCCAGGACCCATTCAGTTCAACCAGCAACAGGTTTACTGTGCTTGATGCAATCAAAGAGCCTCTTTATATCAATAAGATCGGATCCAATGGAGATAGACTGAAAATGGTTAAAAGTACCCTTGAACTTGTTCGTCTTCCCAGTACTGACAATTTCCTCAGTAAATATTGCGGGGAACTCAGCGGCGGGCAGAGGCAGAGGGTTGCACTTGCAAGAGCAATGGTTATGGAGCCAAAACTTCTTATTGCCGATGAAATAACTTCGGCTCTGGATGTTTCAACCTCTGCAAATATATTGCGTCTTTTAAAGGGCCTTCAGAACAGGAGAGGGTTTGCAATGATATATATTTCACACGATCTCTCCCTGACACTAAAGATTGCTGACAGAATAGCCGTTATGAATTCCGGAAAGATTGTAGAGATGGGGAATTCCCATGATGTAATGCTCTCACCTTCTGATGAGTATACAAAAAGGCTTGTGGGGTCAAGAATAGGACTGTGTTGTCATACTCATTAA
- a CDS encoding ABC transporter permease has protein sequence MTEEQHLYYINYYGLDRPLPEQFLAYMKNLMTGNLGRSIYYKMPVSDVIVLHLPWTILIVVSATVISTISGVVLGTISAKNRKKGSDRIMMTGMIAFAEIPSFLLGLILLLIFSVYLRLFPLAGAVTPFANYNGLAEQILDISYHAFLPVLTLSLSQLTGVYLLTRNTLITVTTKDYIRTARAKGLGEKKVWIRHALRNALLPVVTRTGFTIGIMMGGVVLVENVFSYPGIGMTLRSAVVGRDYPLIQGILLVIAVSILLCNLLVDKIYGKLDPRVVT, from the coding sequence ATGACAGAGGAGCAGCATCTTTATTACATAAACTATTACGGACTTGATAGGCCGTTGCCTGAACAGTTTTTAGCATATATGAAAAACCTGATGACTGGCAATCTTGGGAGGAGTATTTATTACAAAATGCCGGTCAGTGACGTAATAGTGCTCCATCTTCCTTGGACTATATTGATTGTCGTGAGTGCGACAGTAATCAGTACAATCTCCGGTGTGGTTCTTGGAACAATTTCTGCAAAGAACCGGAAGAAGGGGAGTGATCGAATTATGATGACTGGTATGATTGCCTTTGCAGAAATTCCTTCCTTTCTGCTTGGGCTGATCCTTCTTCTGATTTTTAGTGTGTATCTCAGGCTATTTCCACTTGCAGGTGCTGTTACTCCTTTTGCAAACTATAATGGTCTGGCAGAGCAGATACTGGATATATCGTACCATGCCTTTCTGCCTGTTTTGACTCTATCACTTTCACAACTGACCGGCGTATACCTGCTCACCAGAAACACACTGATTACAGTGACAACAAAGGATTATATCCGAACTGCCCGAGCCAAAGGTCTGGGCGAAAAAAAAGTTTGGATCCGGCACGCACTCCGGAATGCACTGCTCCCTGTAGTGACAAGAACAGGTTTTACGATCGGCATAATGATGGGAGGTGTTGTCCTGGTTGAGAATGTTTTTTCCTATCCAGGCATAGGGATGACACTCAGAAGTGCTGTAGTCGGCCGGGATTACCCGCTTATCCAGGGTATTCTCCTGGTAATTGCAGTTTCCATACTTCTCTGCAACCTTCTGGTTGACAAAATATACGGGAAACTTGATCCGAGGGTTGTGACATGA
- a CDS encoding carboxymuconolactone decarboxylase family protein, with translation MADHKTVESIEKKMGFKPQILETLEELDPEFLTKYRRCDGKLLSDGALPAKTKILMALAVVASKQCEACTVAQMKSALNHGVTKEEIMEAMEVIFITSGAPAVAACREALKLLK, from the coding sequence TTGGCAGACCATAAAACAGTAGAGAGTATAGAAAAGAAAATGGGATTTAAGCCCCAGATCTTAGAAACACTTGAAGAACTTGATCCTGAGTTTCTTACAAAGTACAGACGTTGTGATGGAAAATTATTATCTGACGGGGCTCTGCCTGCAAAAACAAAAATCCTTATGGCTCTTGCAGTTGTGGCATCTAAGCAGTGTGAGGCCTGTACAGTGGCGCAGATGAAAAGTGCTCTTAATCATGGAGTCACTAAAGAAGAAATCATGGAAGCCATGGAAGTTATCTTTATCACCTCAGGAGCTCCGGCTGTTGCTGCTTGCCGAGAAGCTCTGAAATTATTGAAATAA
- a CDS encoding double zinc ribbon domain-containing protein codes for MASYKHPCNYCGKLIARDSNFCPFCTHENPLGPMRCPVCRYPLEDGAKVCGHCGVLLWITCQSCGKETFLGDKCSNCSAPLLIVCPNPKCRTEQSPASKNCIKCGKPLR; via the coding sequence ATGGCCAGTTATAAACATCCGTGTAACTACTGCGGTAAATTAATCGCTCGTGATTCTAATTTCTGTCCTTTCTGTACGCATGAGAACCCTCTTGGGCCTATGAGATGCCCTGTATGCAGGTACCCTCTTGAGGACGGGGCAAAAGTCTGCGGACACTGCGGCGTTTTGCTGTGGATCACATGTCAAAGTTGCGGAAAAGAAACATTTCTTGGGGATAAATGCAGCAATTGCAGTGCTCCTCTTTTAATTGTCTGCCCTAATCCGAAATGCAGGACCGAACAGTCCCCTGCAAGCAAGAATTGTATCAAATGCGGTAAACCGTTGAGGTGA
- a CDS encoding DUF2180 family protein: MKCYECAKEGKDTDAVGICIACGRGVCKEHLIREETPVWEGSYPIELKPDIEHIKRIMCYSCHEALKENCLFNEVC, from the coding sequence ATGAAATGCTATGAATGCGCTAAAGAAGGTAAAGACACGGACGCCGTTGGGATTTGTATTGCGTGTGGTAGAGGGGTTTGCAAAGAGCATCTTATCCGCGAGGAAACTCCTGTATGGGAAGGAAGTTATCCAATTGAACTGAAGCCTGACATTGAACACATTAAAAGAATTATGTGCTATTCTTGCCATGAAGCCCTGAAGGAAAACTGTCTATTTAATGAAGTTTGTTGA
- a CDS encoding ABC transporter permease, producing MMKDTAASGNAGILSFVQALNIDRINRIVSSINRIVSSIVKPFSRFSTEGKIGIFGILCIILMAVFAPVITIYPPQKITGDSLEPPGPGHILGTDELGMDIWSQVCYGARMSLTIGLAVAFIAGFGGGAIGILAGYIGGYIDQSLMRVIDVTMALPSFPLLIVISAFLGPSILNVILILVLFSWAKPARIARSQTLSLKKNSYIIAARNYGAKPFYLLWRHIFPEVLPVLFVLVIGISSHAIIAEAGLAFLGLGDPTSKSWGMMLNHATSFRSIYFTPYWKWWLLPPLFMLIFLLLCLAFISRDMERILDPKLKIKKGSDHESA from the coding sequence ATGATGAAAGATACTGCTGCCTCTGGAAATGCCGGAATACTTTCGTTTGTTCAGGCTTTGAATATTGACAGAATTAACAGAATTGTTAGCAGTATAAACAGAATTGTCAGCAGTATAGTTAAGCCATTCTCCAGGTTCAGTACTGAAGGTAAAATTGGTATCTTTGGAATTCTCTGCATCATTTTAATGGCAGTTTTTGCTCCTGTGATAACAATTTATCCTCCTCAGAAGATCACAGGGGATTCACTTGAACCTCCCGGTCCCGGACACATACTTGGGACCGATGAACTCGGTATGGATATCTGGTCACAGGTATGTTACGGTGCCAGAATGAGCCTTACAATAGGGCTTGCAGTAGCCTTTATAGCAGGTTTTGGGGGAGGAGCCATTGGAATACTGGCAGGATATATTGGAGGGTACATTGATCAGAGCCTTATGAGAGTAATTGATGTGACAATGGCTCTTCCAAGCTTTCCTCTCCTTATTGTAATATCTGCTTTTCTTGGGCCAAGTATTCTTAACGTGATTCTTATACTTGTTCTTTTCAGCTGGGCCAAACCCGCACGTATTGCGCGTTCCCAGACACTGTCGCTAAAGAAGAACAGCTATATTATTGCCGCCCGGAACTACGGCGCAAAACCATTTTACCTGCTCTGGAGGCATATATTTCCTGAAGTTCTGCCTGTCCTTTTTGTGCTTGTTATCGGCATATCCTCACACGCAATCATAGCCGAAGCAGGACTTGCCTTCCTGGGCCTCGGAGATCCTACTTCCAAGAGCTGGGGAATGATGCTTAATCATGCAACCAGTTTCCGTTCGATATATTTTACACCTTACTGGAAATGGTGGTTATTGCCTCCGTTGTTTATGCTCATTTTCCTCCTGCTCTGTCTTGCGTTCATAAGCAGGGATATGGAAAGGATACTTGATCCGAAATTAAAGATAAAAAAGGGTTCTGATCATGAGTCTGCTTAA
- a CDS encoding class I SAM-dependent methyltransferase encodes MELQQKDNMDNLVECWKKATGNGMIQDEGRMAEFWNKRSGNYANNIEKDNRKKRTDEILELLEESGFTPEGSRVLDIGCGPGTLTLPLSKLGAEVTALDISSGMLDRLKDAVKKESLPVDIIECSWWTADIDELGFRNEFDLVIASMTPGVKDIESFDKMIACSKNLCYYSNFLRREEDRAYRDIRSSILGEKSENNMNGIVFPFMYLYISGYRPLIRVNYSKWDEKTDWREAADQAIDFIGRGRDFDDETKEKIRDYYKNASVDGIYHSESDVYTGMMTWEVNGR; translated from the coding sequence ATGGAATTGCAGCAAAAAGATAACATGGATAACCTGGTCGAATGCTGGAAAAAAGCTACAGGTAATGGGATGATCCAGGATGAGGGCAGGATGGCAGAGTTCTGGAACAAACGGTCTGGAAACTATGCCAATAACATTGAAAAAGATAACAGAAAAAAGAGGACCGATGAGATTCTCGAATTACTTGAAGAATCCGGCTTTACTCCGGAAGGTTCCAGAGTCCTGGATATCGGGTGCGGGCCCGGTACCCTCACTCTTCCTCTTTCAAAACTTGGAGCAGAGGTGACAGCACTTGATATCTCATCCGGAATGCTCGACAGACTGAAAGATGCTGTGAAAAAAGAGTCTCTTCCGGTAGATATCATTGAATGCTCCTGGTGGACCGCGGACATAGACGAGCTTGGATTCCGGAATGAATTTGACCTAGTAATTGCATCCATGACTCCTGGAGTAAAGGATATCGAAAGTTTTGACAAGATGATAGCTTGCTCAAAAAATCTCTGTTATTACAGTAATTTTTTGAGAAGAGAAGAGGACAGGGCATATCGTGATATAAGGAGTTCAATACTCGGTGAAAAATCCGAGAATAACATGAACGGTATAGTTTTTCCATTCATGTATCTTTATATCTCAGGCTACAGGCCACTGATCAGGGTTAACTATTCTAAATGGGATGAAAAAACAGACTGGCGAGAAGCTGCAGACCAGGCAATAGATTTCATCGGAAGGGGACGCGATTTTGATGACGAGACAAAAGAAAAAATAAGAGATTATTATAAAAACGCCTCTGTGGATGGAATCTACCATTCTGAGTCTGATGTATATACCGGTATGATGACCTGGGAAGTTAACGGCAGATGA
- a CDS encoding desulfoferrodoxin FeS4 iron-binding domain-containing protein, protein MGVSAKGERYLCEICGNEVVVEEVGGGTLVCCGQEMTLVEE, encoded by the coding sequence ATGGGTGTATCTGCTAAAGGGGAAAGATATCTTTGTGAGATATGCGGTAACGAAGTTGTAGTAGAAGAAGTAGGTGGAGGAACTCTTGTTTGTTGTGGCCAGGAAATGACTCTTGTTGAGGAATAA
- a CDS encoding DUF2180 family protein → MLKCYDCSEENKVSEAVGVCIVCGKGLCMDHIKEVELPMKGGYPLPHLTLKKDLPRMMCRECIDATIGDIGCV, encoded by the coding sequence ATGCTGAAATGTTATGATTGCTCTGAAGAAAATAAAGTAAGTGAGGCAGTAGGAGTTTGCATTGTCTGTGGAAAAGGTCTCTGCATGGATCATATCAAAGAAGTAGAGTTACCTATGAAAGGAGGATATCCACTTCCCCATTTGACACTAAAGAAAGATCTTCCCAGAATGATGTGTCGTGAGTGCATTGACGCCACTATTGGGGACATCGGCTGCGTCTAA
- a CDS encoding ABC transporter substrate-binding protein — translation MEKKKLLFSIFLIALILMTAGCTNKDSAQAGSSAENSSDQTGALVENPSNGSKYVNVVNLSGGDCGYPQPFTIYPRGPGSSKVGMIFDSLFERDEKGIIPWLAESWDVNSNGTEYTVYLRDGVNWSDGVPFTANDVKFTFDYEQKNVPVSGGIESDIIDNIQVVNSSTVKFVLAQPVSTFIYKLTSFEIIPEHIYKDVSDPTSFLDPKAVIGTGPYILDEYNKEHGTYRFVANENFWGPEPVVKAVEFIPVSDSLIAFEQGQIDFTSISPDTLDRFKSDSDIRIVQQPAFWGYQFYFNMKNCPELNDSRIRRAFAYAIDRDELVEKIARGAGKAGKMGILPEDHIWYNPDQPKYDYNPDKARTLLEEAGWTDTDGDGIRDNNGEKLSYVLSLASGEVRIGELIKERLSEVGIDIQVKALESKSRDANLKSGDFELAISGFGGWGADADYLRTRYCDTGSQSGSVSSGAAIFGYHNDTLNDLGTRELQELNDSKRKEIVYNMQTLLANDVPTIPLYYTTSYDIWRISKYDGWMTRYDHHARTQCILSYLERDGIAAKR, via the coding sequence ATGGAGAAAAAAAAGTTATTATTTTCTATTTTCCTGATAGCCCTGATTTTAATGACAGCGGGCTGTACTAATAAGGACAGTGCTCAGGCAGGGTCATCGGCTGAAAACAGTTCTGATCAGACCGGGGCATTGGTTGAGAACCCTTCCAACGGATCAAAGTATGTGAATGTTGTTAATCTAAGTGGAGGAGATTGTGGCTATCCACAGCCATTTACGATATATCCGAGGGGTCCTGGGTCATCAAAAGTTGGAATGATCTTTGACAGTCTGTTCGAAAGGGATGAAAAAGGTATAATTCCCTGGCTGGCTGAAAGCTGGGATGTCAATTCAAATGGAACAGAATATACAGTTTATCTCCGTGACGGTGTCAACTGGAGCGATGGAGTGCCTTTTACAGCAAATGATGTTAAATTTACTTTCGATTATGAGCAGAAAAATGTACCCGTTTCAGGCGGAATTGAGTCCGATATTATAGATAATATTCAGGTCGTGAATTCCAGTACAGTAAAGTTCGTACTTGCTCAGCCTGTTTCGACATTCATTTACAAGCTCACGAGTTTTGAAATCATACCTGAACATATATACAAAGATGTCTCCGATCCCACCAGTTTCCTTGATCCAAAGGCAGTCATCGGTACTGGTCCGTACATTCTTGATGAATACAATAAAGAGCATGGAACATACCGGTTTGTAGCAAATGAGAATTTCTGGGGACCAGAGCCTGTCGTTAAAGCCGTCGAGTTTATTCCGGTCAGCGACTCATTAATAGCTTTTGAACAGGGACAAATAGATTTCACAAGTATATCGCCTGATACTCTTGACCGGTTCAAATCAGACTCTGATATAAGAATAGTCCAGCAGCCGGCTTTCTGGGGTTACCAGTTTTATTTCAATATGAAAAACTGTCCTGAGCTAAATGACAGTAGAATAAGGCGGGCCTTTGCTTACGCCATTGATCGCGATGAACTGGTGGAAAAGATCGCAAGAGGTGCAGGGAAAGCCGGTAAAATGGGCATACTCCCTGAAGACCATATCTGGTATAATCCTGACCAGCCGAAATATGACTACAACCCGGATAAAGCTCGAACATTGCTTGAAGAAGCCGGATGGACTGACACAGATGGAGATGGAATACGTGACAACAATGGGGAAAAACTGTCATATGTATTATCTCTTGCTAGTGGCGAAGTCCGTATTGGTGAACTTATAAAAGAGAGATTAAGTGAAGTGGGAATTGACATTCAGGTAAAAGCCCTTGAGAGCAAATCCCGTGATGCCAATCTAAAGAGCGGAGACTTTGAACTTGCGATAAGCGGCTTTGGCGGCTGGGGGGCAGACGCAGATTATCTCCGTACAAGGTACTGTGATACAGGTTCACAGTCAGGAAGTGTATCATCTGGAGCAGCAATATTTGGTTACCACAACGATACCCTGAATGATCTTGGCACTCGGGAATTGCAAGAATTGAACGATAGTAAACGGAAAGAAATAGTATACAATATGCAGACCTTGCTTGCTAATGATGTACCCACAATACCGCTCTATTATACTACGTCGTATGATATATGGCGTATTTCAAAATATGACGGCTGGATGACCAGGTACGATCATCATGCAAGAACACAGTGTATTCTTTCGTATTTAGAGAGGGATGGAATTGCAGCAAAAAGATAA
- a CDS encoding zinc ribbon domain-containing protein, whose protein sequence is MGFKTSQLQPFTRNYEDNSSEAGFQFTFYCDICEDGYKTRFIESKTYKKTGLFGMVGRALSAGSDLVGQYGVGNALERGVDILNDRKQGMSPEWRKEWEDAFEIAQNEAKEHFFRCPRCKHYVCEADWNEQDNLCVECAPRENVELTAIRAERMVDEMRDKAENANVFKGNIERRQTLCPECGKPSGEGKFCNNCGASLTLTKCPNCGNKVSIGTRFCGECGTKLN, encoded by the coding sequence ATGGGATTCAAGACATCACAACTCCAACCTTTTACAAGGAACTATGAAGACAACAGTTCAGAAGCAGGTTTCCAGTTTACTTTCTACTGTGACATCTGTGAAGACGGCTATAAAACAAGATTCATCGAATCCAAAACATATAAGAAGACAGGCCTGTTTGGCATGGTTGGAAGAGCCCTTTCTGCAGGCTCCGACCTTGTAGGCCAGTACGGTGTTGGAAATGCACTGGAAAGAGGCGTGGATATACTCAACGACCGAAAGCAGGGAATGTCTCCTGAATGGCGCAAGGAGTGGGAAGATGCCTTTGAAATAGCCCAGAATGAGGCAAAAGAACATTTCTTCAGGTGCCCAAGATGCAAGCACTATGTCTGTGAAGCCGACTGGAATGAGCAGGATAATCTCTGTGTAGAATGTGCACCAAGGGAAAATGTTGAGCTGACTGCAATAAGAGCAGAACGCATGGTAGATGAAATGAGGGACAAAGCTGAAAATGCAAACGTATTTAAAGGAAATATAGAGAGAAGGCAAACTTTATGTCCGGAATGCGGCAAACCCTCAGGTGAAGGAAAATTCTGTAATAACTGCGGAGCATCCCTTACCCTTACAAAATGTCCAAACTGTGGCAACAAGGTCTCCATTGGTACCAGGTTCTGCGGAGAATGTGGTACAAAGTTAAATTAA
- a CDS encoding MarR family winged helix-turn-helix transcriptional regulator, producing the protein MTEKKEHLLLVFENLIKIKSECSCEILSQCGLSDITIKQIGYLKIIDEHGDVTFSRLAKITRNSKPTITEMVNKFVKMDCVYKEKSSEDGRIFYIRLTEKGRRIARAEENALLKVIEKMAGSLDEKEIDTLIDLLEKVW; encoded by the coding sequence ATGACAGAGAAAAAAGAGCATTTGTTATTAGTCTTTGAAAATCTGATCAAAATCAAAAGCGAATGCTCCTGTGAGATCCTCTCTCAATGCGGGTTATCGGATATCACTATAAAACAGATCGGATATCTGAAGATTATCGATGAACATGGGGACGTGACTTTTAGCAGGCTTGCTAAGATCACCCGAAACTCAAAGCCGACCATCACAGAGATGGTAAACAAATTCGTAAAAATGGACTGCGTGTACAAAGAAAAGTCCTCGGAAGACGGGAGAATATTCTACATTCGCCTGACTGAAAAAGGACGGAGAATAGCTCGTGCCGAAGAAAACGCATTGTTGAAGGTCATTGAAAAAATGGCAGGATCTCTGGACGAGAAAGAAATTGACACGCTTATCGACCTCCTTGAAAAGGTGTGGTAA